Proteins from one Nicotiana tabacum cultivar K326 chromosome 23, ASM71507v2, whole genome shotgun sequence genomic window:
- the LOC107817868 gene encoding nucleoside diphosphate kinase 3: MNSQICRSASRAAKSLISASKQGSRAFSGGRAAAAAATVSLRGVVPSLASYGRTESGNASRAWISGVLALPAAAYMLQEQEAHAAQMERTFIAIKPDGVQRGLISEIIARFERKGFKLVAIKVVIPSKEFAQKHYHDLSERPFFNGLCDFLSSGPVLAMVWEGEGVIRYGRKLIGATDPQKSEPGTIRGDLAVVVGRNIIHGSDGPETAKDEINLWFKPEELVNYTSNSEKWVYGDN, translated from the exons ATGAATTCTCAGATTTGCAGATCTGCTTCCCGAGCTGCTAAGTCTCTCATTTCTGCCTCCAAGCAGGGTTCTCGTGCTTTTTCTG GGGGGCGAGCGGCAGCTGCAGCAGCCACAGTTTCTTTGAGAGGAGTGGTGCCTTCTCTAGCCTCATATGGCAGGACGGAATCTGGAAATGCATCTAGAGCTTGGATTTCTGGTGTCCTTGCCCTTCCTGCAGCAG CTTACATGCTCCAAGAGCAAGAAGCACATGCTGCTCAG ATGGAGCGCACCTTTATTGCCATCAAGCCAGATGGAGTGCAGAGGGGCCTG ATTTCAGAAATCATAGCACGCTTTGAGCGCAAGGGTTTCAAGCTGGTTGCAATCAAAGTTGTGATTCCTTCCAAGGAATTTGCGCAGAAGCACTATCATGACTTGTCAGAGAGACCATTCTTTAATGGCCTATGTGATTTCCTTAGCTCTGGCCCTGTCCTAGCAATG GTTTGGGAAGGTGAAGGAGTAATCAGATATGGAAGGAAGCTTATCGGAGCCACAGATCCACAAAAATCCGAACCTGGAACCATCAGAGGTGACTTAGCTGTTGTAGTCGGAAG GAACATCATCCATGGTAGCGATGGACCCGAGACTGCCAAGGATGAGATCAACCTATGGTTTAAACCAGAAGAGTTGGTTAATTACACAAGCAATTCAGAGAAGTGGGTATATGGTGACAACTGA
- the LOC107827456 gene encoding UDP-glucose 4-epimerase GEPI48, whose amino-acid sequence MSKSILVTGGAGYIGSHTVLQLLLGGYKTVVIDNLDNSSEIAIKRVQELASQYGPNLSFHKVDLRDKPAIEEIFRSNKFDAVIHFAGLKAVGESVQKPLMYFNNNLIGTITLLEVMAAHGCKRLVFSSSATVYGWPKEVPCTEEFPLSAANPYGRTKLFIEEICRDVRSSDSEWKIILLRYFNPVGAHSSGHIGEDPRGIPNNLMPFVQQVAVGRRPALTVYGTDYATKDGTGVRDYIHVVDLADGHIAALQKLSDPSIGCEVYNLGTGKGTSVLEMVAAFEKASGKKIPLVMSGRRPGDAEIVYAATEKAERELKWKAKYGIGEMCRDQWNWASNNPYGYEGIPESNCH is encoded by the exons ATGTCAAAGAGTATATTGGTGACAGGGGGAGCAGGGTATATTGGGAGTCACACTGTGTTGCAATTACTGCTTGGTGGCTACAAAACTGTGGTGATTGATAATTTGGATAATTCTTCTGAAATTGCTATCAAAAGGGTTCAGGAACTTGCTTCTCAATATGGCCCTAACCTCTCCTTTCACAAG GTGGATCTACGTGATAAGCCTGCAATTGAGGAGATTTTCCGGTCTAACAA ATTTGATGCTGTTATCCATTTTGCTGGACTAAAAGCAGTAGGTGAAAGTGTCCAGAAACCTTTGATGTATTTTAACAACAACCTTATAGGAACAATTACTCTCCTGGAAGTCATGGCAGCGCATGGATGCAAGAGG CTTGTGTTTTCATCGTCAGCTACAGTTTATGGTTGGCCAAAGGAGGTTCCTTGTACTGAGGAATTCCCGCTAAGTGCTGCAAATCCTTATGGACGGACAAAG CTCTTCATTGAAGAAATATGCCGTGATGTACGATCCTCCGACTCTGAATGGAAAATCATATTACTGCGGTACTTTAATCCTGTTGGTGCTCATTCAAGTGGCCACATTGGTGAAGATCCGCGTGGAATTCCCAACAACCTTATGCCATTTGTTCAACAAGTTGCTGTAGGCAGAAGACCGGCGCTGACAGTTTATGGAACTGATTATGCAACAAAGGATGGTACAGGG GTCCGTGATTATATTCATGTTGTGGATTTAGCAGATGGACACATAGCTGCCTTACAGAAGCTATCCGATCCTTCCATAG GCTGTGAAGTGTACAACTTGGGAACTGGAAAAGGAACTTCGGTCTTGGAAATGGTAGCTGCATTTGAGAAGGCATCAGGAAAG AAAATTCCATTGGTGATGTCTGGTCGACGGCCTGGGGATGCCGAAATTGTATATGCTGCTACAGAGAAAGCAGAACGTGAATTAAAATGGAA GGCGAAATATGGCATCGGAGAGATGTGCAGAGATCAGTGGAATTGGGCTAGTAATAATCCCTATGGTTATGAAGGAATTCCAGAATCAAATTGTCACTGA